A stretch of Arctopsyche grandis isolate Sample6627 chromosome 9, ASM5162203v2, whole genome shotgun sequence DNA encodes these proteins:
- the LOC143916502 gene encoding enhancer of split mbeta protein-like, whose translation MAYEISYVPANQTFSDDGPQPVSRTYQYRKVMKPMLERKRRARINRCLDELKELMVSALQAEGENVAKLEKADILELTVRHLHNLRCKRKLATSPTANADRFRAGFTHAAAEVSKCLAATPGVDVALGTKLMTHLGHRLNDMDKMMPLSVEVTPCSSPSSLSSASPSPSTCYGLPLTPACSPEPPMSPHQPLDCSTAGLLRFATKEEAVWRPW comes from the coding sequence ATGGCCTACGAAATCTCGTACGTCCCTGCCAACCAGACCTTCTCCGACGACGGGCCTCAACCCGTCTCCAGGACTTATCAATACCGCAAAGTCATGAAACCCATGCTCGAGCGGAAACGTCGCGCTCGCATCAACCGCTGCCTCGACGAGCTCAAAGAACTCATGGTGTCCGCTCTGCAAGCCGAAGGCGAGAACGTCGCCAAGTTGGAAAAGGCCGACATACTAGAACTGACAGTGCGACACTTGCACAATCTTCGCTGCAAACGCAAGCTCGCCACCAGCCCTACTGCCAACGCTGACAGATTCCGAGCTGGATTCACCCACGCCGCTGCTGAAGTCTCCAAGTGCTTGGCTGCCACTCCCGGAGTCGACGTCGCCCTCGGCACCAAACTCATGACTCATCTCGGTCATCGCCTCAACGACATGGATAAGATGATGCCTCTCAGTGTGGAAGTTACTCCTTGCTCTTCGCCTTCTTCTCTTTCGTCTGCCAGTCCCTCGCCGTCTACTTGTTACGGATTACCTTTGACTCCTGCGTGTTCCCCCGAACCGCCTATGTCTCCTCATCAGCCCCTCGACTGCTCCACCGCTGGATTGTTGCGCTTTGCCACTAAAGAAGAAGCCGTGTGGCGTCCGTGGTGA